A window of the Ochotona princeps isolate mOchPri1 chromosome 30, mOchPri1.hap1, whole genome shotgun sequence genome harbors these coding sequences:
- the EPM2AIP1 gene encoding EPM2A-interacting protein 1, producing the protein MWMTPKRSKMEVDEALVFRPEWTQRYLVVEPPEGDGALCLVCRRLVASTRERDVRRHYEAEHEYYERYVAEGERAALVERLRQGEVPSADPLTPEERAARAGLGLCRLLALKGRGWAEGDFVYQCMEVFLREVLPDHVGVLENMDLSPEIARQRLLNIDNNLRSQLVHRARDFKAYSLALDDQAFVAYENYLLVFIRGVGPDLEVQEDLLTIINLTHHFSVGALMSAILEALQTAGLSLQKMVGLTTTHTLRMIGENSGLVSYMREKAVSPNCWNVIHYSGFLHLELLTSYDVDVNQIINTISEWIVLIKTRGVRRPEFQPLLTQSESEHGERVNGRCLNNWLRRGKTLKLIFLLRKEIEAFLVSVGATTVHFTDKQWLCDFGFLVDIMEHLRELSEDLQVSKVFAAAAFDHICAFEVKLNLFQSHIEERDLTHFPSLREVAEELQQQFTEDQKIFDPDRYQMVICRLQKEFERHFKDLKFIKKDLELFANPFSFKPEYAPISVRVELTKLQANTSLWNDYRIKDLGQFYAGLSAESYPIIKGVAYKVASLFDSSYICGKAFSYLTQNQHTLSQPLADEHLQALFRVATTEMEPHWDDLVRGRNQPSP; encoded by the coding sequence ATGTGGATGACGCCCAAGAGGAGCAAGATGGAAGTGGACGAAGCTCTGGTGTTCCGGCCCGAGTGGACCCAGCGCTACCTGGTGGTGGAGCCCCCGGAGGGCGACGGGGCCCTGTGCCTCGTGTGCCGCCGCCTCGTCGCTTCCACCCGCGAACGCGACGTGAGGCGCCACTACGAGGCCGAGCACGAGTACTACGAGCGGTACGTGGCGGAGGGCGAGCGCGCGGCCCTGGTGGAGCGGCTGCGGCAGGGCGAGGTGCCCAGCGCCGACCCGCTCACGCCCGAGGAGAGGGCCGCCCGCGCGGGCCTGGGGCTCtgccgcctcctggccctcaagGGTCGCGGCTGGGCCGAGGGCGACTTCGTGTACCAGTGCATGGAGGTGTTCCTGAGGGAGGTGCTCCCCGATCACGTCGGCGTCCTGGAGAACATGGATCTGTCTCCGGAGATCGCGAGGCAGAGACTCCTGAATATCGACAATAACCTGCGCAGTCAGCTCGTCCACCGCGCCAGGGACTTTAAGGCCTATTCCCTTGCCCTGGACGATCAGGCTTTCGTGGCCTACGAGAACTACCTCCTGGTCTTTATCCGCGGCGTGGGCCCCGATCTGGAGGTGCAGGAAGACCTGCTGACCATCATCAACCTGACTCATCACTTCAGCGTCGGGGCGCTCATGTCGgccatcctggaggccctgcagACGGCGGGGCTCAGCCTGCAGAAAATGGTCGGCCTGACCACCACCCACACCCTGAGGATGATCGGGGAGAACTCGGGCTTGGTGTCCTACATGAGGGAGAAAGCCGTGAGCCCCAACTGCTGGAACGTGATCCACTACTCGGGATTTCTTCACTTGGAACTCTTGACTTCGTACGACGTCGACGTAAACCAGATCATCAATACCATCTCGGAATGGATAGTCCTGATCAAGACCAGAGGGGTGAGGCGCCCCGAGTTCCAGCCTCTGCTGACTCAATCCGAGTCGGAGCACGGGGAGAGAGTGAACGGACGCTGTCTGAACAATTGGCTAAGGAGAGGGAAGACGCTAAAACTCATCTTCTTGCTCAGAAAAGAGATAGAAGCCTTCCTGGTGTCCGTCGGGGCAACCACAGTCCACTTCACGGACAAGCAGTGGCTCTGCGACTTCGGCTTCTTGGTGGACATCATGGAGCACCTTCGAGAACTCAGCGAGGACCTGCAGGTTAGCAAAGTCTTCGCGGCTGCCGCCTTTGACCACATCTGTGCTTTCGAAGTGAAGCTGAATCTGTTTCAAAGTCATATCGAGGAGAGAGATCTGACCCACTTTCCCTCGCTCAGAGAAGTCGCTGAGGAACTTCAACAGCAGTTCACGGAGGATCAAAAAATCTTTGACCCGGATAGGTACCAGATGGTGATATGTCGGCTCCAGAAAGAGTTTGAGAGACATTTTAAGGACCTCAAGTTCATTAAAAAAGACTTAGAACTTTTTGCAAATCCATTTAGCTTTAAGCCTGAATATGCACCGATTTCAGTCAGGGTGGAGCTGACCAAACTTCAGGCCAACACCAGCCTTTGGAACGACTACAgaatcaaggacttgggccagttcTACGCTGGCCTGTCTGCCGAGTCTTACCCGATCATCAAAGGGGTTGCCTACAAGGTGGCATCTCTGTTCGATAGCAGCTACATCTGCGGAAAGGCTTTCTCCTATTTGACTCAGAACCAGCACACCCTGAGCCAACCCTTGGCGGATGAGCATCTCCAGGCCCTCTTCCGGGTTGCCACGACCGAGATGGAGCCCCACTGGGATGATCTTGTGAGAGGGAGGAATCAGCCTAGCCCGTAG